A region of Lates calcarifer isolate ASB-BC8 unplaced genomic scaffold, TLL_Latcal_v3 _unitig_749_quiver_986, whole genome shotgun sequence DNA encodes the following proteins:
- the LOC108879794 gene encoding trace amine-associated receptor 4-like, whose amino-acid sequence MGFLSVLLDIVLSFISVLTVALNLLVIISISHFRQLHTPTNILLLSLAVSDFLVGLLVTPREILTNTTCWFLGDLMCSLYNYVTVVITCASIGDMVLISADRYVAICDPLHYTTRVTGRRVKLCVCLCWLCSVFYNSLFVKDDLTQPDKHSSCYGECAFFIDHVVGTIDIFLTFIFPVTIIIILYMSVFVVAVSQARAMRSHITAVTLQRSASLTTKKSELKAARTLGVLVAVFLICFCPYYCVSLAGDNLFSTSSVSIVIYLLHFNSCINPVIYALFYPWFRKAVKLIVTLQILQPGSCEANIL is encoded by the exons ATGGGTTTCCTCT ctgtgctCCTTGACATTGTGCTGTCCTTCATCTCTGTGCTCACTGTAGCTCTCAACCTGCTCGTCATCATTTCAATCTCCCACTTCAG gcAGCTCCACACACCCActaacatcctcctcctctctctggctgtctcaGACTTTCTCGTGGGCCTCCTGGTGACACCAAGAGAAATCTTAACAAACACAACCTGTTGGTTTCTTGGTGATCTGATGTGTTCTCTGTATAATTATGTGACTGTCGTTATTACCTGTGCTTCAATAGGAGACATGGTGCTCATATCAGCTGACCGTTATGTGGCTATTTGTGACCCTCTGCATTACACCACCAGAGTCACTGGCAGAAGAGTtaaactctgtgtttgtctgtgttggctctgttctgttttctacaACAGTCTCTTTGTAAAGGACGACCTGACTCAACCAGACAAACATAGTTCCTGTTATGGAGAATGTGCATTTTTCATTGATCATGTTGTTGGAACTATTGACATTTTCTTGACCTTTATTTTTCCAGTTACCATCATCATAATTCTGTACATGAGCGtatttgtggtggctgtgtctcaggctcgtgccatgcgctctcaCATTACAGCTGTCACTCTCCAGCGTTCAGCTTCTCtaacaacaaagaaatctgagctgaaagcagccaggactcttggtgttCTTGTAGCAGTGTTTCTAATATGTTTCTGTCCATATTACTGTGTTTCTCTTGCAGGGGACAACTTGTTCAGCACCTCATCTGTATCTATTGTGATCTATCTCTTGCATTTTAACTCCTGTATAAACCCTGTGATCTATGCCTTGTTTTACCCCTGGTTCAGGAAAGCTGTTAAACTCATTGTCACTCTTCAGATACTGCAGCCTGGCTCCTGTGAGGCCAACATACTGTAG